In one window of Posidoniimonas corsicana DNA:
- a CDS encoding cytochrome c, translating into MKTIPVLTVTAWLTCQLATPAVAEPQTRRAKPPTFSASQRAIFFSDVQSVLVGPRPDFGQLAASRPQTGGPAADQESSEASEEWSRLVSTDAVETEIKRQAQRVAQATATATAFKGGGYRDARDAFSMLALAFRLAAEHNDDARWRDIAPGLSSLFARAAANCKVGTDGSYREAAARSQDLADLVRGGRPDAPAGEPDQLWSDLADRSPIMRRIEDAQQKRLGPLMGSSASFSRSAEDAAHEAQVLAFLSEVLTREEFIDAGDEEYDGYARAMRDAAADISRAADQGDYQSARDAYGRLNKACSDCHDLYRG; encoded by the coding sequence ATGAAAACGATCCCGGTTCTTACTGTCACCGCTTGGCTAACCTGTCAGCTCGCAACGCCCGCAGTCGCCGAGCCTCAGACGCGACGGGCGAAGCCGCCGACCTTCTCCGCCAGCCAACGCGCCATCTTCTTCAGCGACGTGCAGTCGGTCCTTGTCGGCCCCCGCCCGGACTTCGGCCAGCTTGCCGCCAGCCGGCCTCAGACGGGCGGCCCGGCCGCTGATCAGGAGTCCAGCGAAGCCAGCGAGGAGTGGTCGCGGTTGGTCTCGACCGACGCGGTCGAGACCGAAATCAAACGTCAGGCCCAGCGGGTCGCCCAGGCGACCGCCACGGCCACCGCGTTTAAGGGCGGCGGCTACCGCGACGCCCGCGACGCGTTCAGCATGCTGGCGTTGGCGTTCCGACTGGCCGCCGAGCACAACGACGACGCCCGCTGGCGGGACATCGCGCCCGGCCTGAGCTCGCTCTTCGCCCGCGCTGCGGCAAACTGCAAGGTTGGCACGGACGGTTCCTACCGCGAAGCCGCCGCCCGCTCCCAGGACCTGGCCGACCTGGTCCGCGGAGGCCGGCCGGATGCGCCCGCCGGCGAACCGGATCAGCTGTGGTCGGACCTGGCCGACCGCTCGCCCATCATGCGTCGCATCGAGGACGCCCAGCAGAAGCGACTGGGCCCACTGATGGGCAGCAGCGCCAGCTTTTCCCGCTCCGCCGAGGACGCCGCCCACGAGGCCCAGGTGCTGGCCTTCCTTAGCGAAGTGCTTACCAGGGAAGAGTTTATCGACGCCGGCGACGAGGAGTACGACGGCTACGCGCGGGCCATGCGAGACGCGGCGGCCGACATCTCCAGGGCCGCGGACCAGGGGGACTACCAGTCCGCCCGCGACGCCTACGGCCGCCTGAACAAGGCGTGCTCCGACTGCCACGATCTGTACCGCGGCTAA